A region of Salvia splendens isolate huo1 chromosome 17, SspV2, whole genome shotgun sequence DNA encodes the following proteins:
- the LOC121773315 gene encoding OBERON-like protein, translating to MGTSSGAHNNDQSSMLPPRQQQRSGGGGLQTFLPLVSSDAYGSSNHHERGPNSDQVRESPSESAGSRETWPTADALVAKRLEKEKERENGFPEQSVMHHIASSDKLSLMDVARERVETIAEKMQNLPDEYLDKFKYELRASLEGLGGSQQKEEFLFLQKMVQSRGNLTEKTLTLAHRVQLEILVAMKTGIQAFLHPGVSLSQASLIHIFLYRKCRNIACGSTLPAEDCACELCSRRNGFCNLCMCVICNTFDFEVNTCRWIGCDSCSHWTHTDCAIRNGQISMGPCVKNGLSSAEMLFRCLACSRTSELFGWVKDVFQQCAPSWDRDVLIRELDYVSRIFRGSEDSRGRKLLWKCEEIIQKLKIGAADYKVILMFFQELEDSFKNQDNEDAGKMLSPQEAFNKTAEVVQEAVRKMEMVAEEKMLMVKKARFSVEACDQELKDKEREVSELKKERQRKKMQIDELESIVRLKQAEADMFEMKANEARREAERLRRIALAKTEKSEEDYASRYLKQRLHEAEAEKQYIFEKIKLQESSRAPQSSGGADESSEMYNKIQDLLKNMYSTPPKADGPSKLGT from the exons ATGGGGACATCCTCTGGAGCTCATAACAATGACCAATCGTCAATGCTTCCTCCTCGGCAACAGCAACGGTCTGGAGGAGGTGGGCTTCAGACATTCCTCCCATTGGTGTCTTCAGATGCCTATGGATCTTCAAATCATCATGAGCGCGGCCCAAATTCTGATCAGGTCCGTGAATCCCCATCTGAAAGTGCTGGTTCCAGAGAAACTTGGCCTACAGCTGATGCTTTGGTAGCAAAGAGActggagaaagaaaaagaaagagagaatggTTTCCCAGAGCAGTCTGTCATGCATCATATTGCCAGTTCAGATAAGTTGTCTCTCATGGATGTAGCTAGAGAAAGAGTGGAAACTATAGCAGAGAAGATGCAAAATCTTCCAGATGAGTATCTCGATAAGTTTAAGTACGAACTTCGGGCCTCTCTTGAAGGTTTAGGCGGTTCACAGCAGAAAGAAGAGTTCCTGTTTTTGCAGAAGATGGTTCAGAGTAGGGGCAATTTGACAGAGAAAACACTTACTCTGGCACACAGGGTTCAGCTCGAGATCTTGGTTGCAATGAAGACTGGAATTCAAGCATTTTTACATCCTGGCGTCAGTCTATCACAAGCTTCTCTTATCCATATATTCTTGTATAGGAAGTGCAGAAACATAGCATGCGGAAGCACATTACCGGCTGAGGACTGTGCCTGTGAGTTGTGCTCAAGAAGAAATGGGTTCTGCAACCTCTGCATGTGTGTGATCTGCAACACTTTTGATTTTGAGGTCAACACATGCCGCTGGATTGGGTGTGATTCTTGCTCTCACTGGACTCACACCGACTGTGCTATTCGAAATGGACAGATTAGCATGGGTCCTTGTGTTAAAAATGGGTTGAGCTCAGCGGAGATGCTCTTTAGGTGCCTAGCTTGCAGCCGAACATCTGAGTTGTTTGGGTGGGTGAAAGATGTCTTTCAGCAATGTGCACCAAGCTGGGATAGGGATGTTTTGATTAGAGAGCTTGACTATGTAAGTAGAATTTTCCGCGGGAGTGAGGATTCAAGAGGCAGGAAATTATTATGGAAATGTGAAGAGATTATACAGAAATTGAAAATTGGGGCAGCAGATTATAAAGTAATCTTGATGTTCTTTCAAG AGCTTGAAGATTCGTTCAAAAATCAAGACAACGAAGATGCTGGCAAGATGCTGTCTCCACAGGAAGCATTCAATAAGACTGCAGAAGTAGTGCAGGAAGCTGTTAGAAAGATGGAAATGGTAGCTGAGGAGAAGATGCTGATGGTCAAAAAGGCTAGATTTTCGGTCGAGGCTTGTGATCAGGAGCtcaaagataaagagagagaagTTTCTGAACTGAAGAAGGAGAGGCAGAGGAAGAAGATGCAGATCGATGAGCTTGAGAGTATTGTAAGACTCAAACAGGCTGAGGCTGATATGTTCGAGATGAAGGCCAATGAGGCCCGCCGAGAAGCTGAGAGGCTGCGCAGAATCGCACTTGCCAAGACTGAGAAGTCAGAGGAGGATTACGCTAGTAGGTATCTCAAACAGAGACTGCATGAAGCCGAAGCAGAGAAGCAGTATATTTTTGAAAAGATCAAGCTCCAGGAGAGTTCAAGAGCGCCCCAGAGCAGCGGTGGTGCGGACGAGTCGTCTGAGATGTACAACAAAATCCAAGACCTGCTCAAGAACATGTACAGCACGCCTCCGAAGGCGGACGGCCCATCTAAATTAGGTACTTAA
- the LOC121775050 gene encoding CASP-like protein 2B1, which translates to MSYLGVGVSPGNVPVFHGSNLRVLDKRVRLAELILRCLICALAVVSAVLIGTDTQVKEFFTIKKRAKFTDMKALVFLVVADGIAAAYSFFQLVRCGVSMVRRSVLFNKPLAWAIFSGDQILAYLSMAAVAASVQSAVFSKYGQTELEWMKTCTLFGKFCNQIGEGVATSVAMTLSTLILSAISAFSLFRLYGDKGKETGRW; encoded by the exons ATGAGTTATCTTGGTGTGGGTGTGAGTCCTGGCAATGTTCCTGTGTTCCACGGCAGCAATCTGAGGGTGTTGGACAAGAGAGTGAGGCTTGCAGAGCTGATTCTGAGGTGTTTGATCTGCGCTCTAGCAGTCGTTTCTGCTGTGCTAATTGGGACTGACACTCAGGTTAAGGAGTTCTTCACTATCAAGAAAAGGGCCAAATTTACAGACATGAAAGCACTTGT TTTCTTGGTGGTGGCAGATGGGATTGCGGCGGCCTACTCTTTTTTCCAGCTTGTGAGGTGTGGTGTGAGTATGGTTAGAAGGAGTGTGCTCTTCAACAAGCCCTTGGCTTGGGCCATTTTCTCTGGGGATCAG ATATTAGCGTACTTGAGTATGGCTGCAGTGGCGGCCTCTGTTCAATCAGCGGTGTTCTCCAAATACGGGCAGACAGAGCTGGAGTGGATGAAGACATGCACATTGTTTGGGAAGTTCTGCAACCAAATCGGAGAAGGCGTGGCCACATCAGTAGCGATGACCCTCTCCACGCTCATCCTCTCCGCTATCTCGGCTTTCAGCCTCTTTCGACTGTATGGAGACAAAGGGAAGGAAACTGGGAGATGGTAG